GAAGGTGAAAATGGAGCCCCCGCCATTCGGGTAATATTTCCGGTAAAGACCGTGGTTGGGGTGTTCCGGCAGGGAGGGGTGGTTCACCTTCCGCACCTGGGGATGGGCGGCCAGGTATTCCACCACGCGCAGGGCGTTCTGGACATGGCGCTCCACCCGGAGGGAAAGGGTTTCCAGCCCCTGGAGAAGCAGGAAGGAGTTGAACGGGCTGATCGTCGCTCCCGTGTCCCGCAGGAGGGTGGCGCGGATTTTGACGATGTAGGCCAGATTGCCGCACACCTCGGAAAACACGGCGCCGTGGTAGTTGGCGTTGGGCTTGGAAAGGCCGGGGAATTTGTCGTTCTGCGTCCAGTCGAACCTGCCTCCGTCCACAATCACGCCGCCCATTACCGTACCGTGGCCGCCGATGAATTTGGTGGCGGAATGCACCACGATGTCCGCGCCGTGTTCCAGCGGACGGAACAGGAAAGGCGTAGCGAAGGTGCTGTCCACAATGAGGGGAATGCCGTGGGCATGGGCGATTTCCGCCAGGGCTTCCATGTCCGCAATATCGCAGTTCGGGTTGCCCAGGCTCTCCACGTACAGGGCCTTGGTGTTTTCCCGGATGGCCTTGGAGAAATTGTTCACGTCCCCGGCGTCCACGAAGGTGGTTTCAATCCCGCTTTCCGCGAGCGTGTTGGCAAACAGGTTGTACGTGCCTCCGTACACGGTGGCCGCGGAAACGATGTGGTCCCCGGCGCGGGCGATGTTCTGGATGGCGTAGGTGATGGCGGCGGCCCCGGTGGCTACGGCCAGCGCGGCGGCTCCGCCTTCCAGCGCGGCGATGCGTTTTTCAAAAACGTCCGCCGTGGGGTTCATCAGGCGGTTGTAAATATTGCCCGGCTCCGCCAGGGCAAAACGTCCGGCGGCCTGCGCGGAGTCCTTGAAGACGTAGGAAGTGGTTGCGTAAATCGGAACGGCGCGGGCGTCCGTAACCGGGTCGGGATTCTCCTGGCCCACGTGGAGCTGGCGTGTTTCAAATCGATATTTTCTGCTCATGTTTTTATATTCCTATCGGAAAACTAGGAAATAGATAGTGAAAGAAGGGACCCATGTCAAGTACCGGCTGAAAAAAGTGGGGCATGAGGGCCAGAAAGGGAAAAAGGCGGGCAAGGTATTCCGGCCGTACCGGAGGGGTCAAATGCCGGCTCCGTAGTCGCATCCGGCCTCCTTCTGCTGGATGGCCAGATCTTCCAGCGTGACGTTTCTCAGATAGTCTTCAATGACTTCCTGCAGGCCCTGCCAGAAAGGCAGGGTGGTGCACTTTGTTGCGCGGGGGCACGGATTGCTCTCCGTGGTTACGCAGGAAATGGGCAGCATGGAACCTTCCGTCAATTTGAGGATAGCTTCCGTGGTGTATTCACGGGGATGCCTGGTCAGGCGGTAGCCGCCGGATTTTCCCCGGGAGCTTTGCACAAAACCCGCTTTCAGCAGGATGGCGATGATTTGTTCCAGATAACGGACCGTGATGTCCTGGCGGATGGAGATTTCCTTGAGAGATATGTATTCCTTGTTCTGATGCTGCGCAAGATCGATCATCAGGCGCAAGGCATAACGTCCCCTGGTGGAAATTTTCATCATGGCAGGCCTGACTTAACGAAATTTCGGAACGGTCGTCAATCGAGAATGGATGCATGTTTAATAATTGAGAAAAAACAAGCAGGAGAAAAAGTGTAAATTCACTTGGCAGGCGGTTGCCTGTTTTTCAGGCGGTGTGAATAAAATATTCCTCCCGTTCCATTGCAGGAAAACGGTTTTTTCATAGATGCAGAGGCCGTTTTTTAAGTATTCCGGACCTGTTTATTGAATACGGCAGCGGAAAATCAATATTCCGAATACGGGAAAATGCGGCCTGTTTTTGTTGTGCGGCCCATTCCTTTGGGAAGGTGGGGAATGTTTAATCCCGTGAAGAGGTACTTTTAATCTGATGAAGCTTCCGGGAGAGAAACCGCTTATCTTGGAAAAAAGAAAAGGAAAGGGGAGTATTCCCCATATCTCTTGTTTATTGGCAAATTCGTCCTGGCCATGAAAAAGCCGCCTGTCCCGGAGGAAAGGCGGCTTGGGAAAGCTATCAATGGATTCCTGGGGCTTTAGAATGGAATCTCGTCGTCCATGTCTCCAAAGTCGTTGGATTGCTGCTGGTTGGAAGGCATGGGGGGAGGATTGTAGTTCTGAGGGGCCTGGGATTGCCCGTAGTTGTTGGAACGGGGAGCGGACTGCTGGCGGGGGGCGCCGCCCATGTCGGAGGAATCGCCGCCGCGGGGGAAGAGCTGGATGTTTTCTCCGATCACGCGCAGCTTGGTGCGCTTCTGGCCGGATGCCTTGTCTTCCCAGGAATCCAGTTGAAGACGCCCTTCCACAAAGACGCCGCGCCCCTTGCTGAGGTAGTTGCCGGCCACTTCCGCTTGGCGGTTCCAGAGGGTGACGTCCACGAAGGTGGTTTCTTCCTGGCGTTCGCTGTTGTCTCCGGCGTAATAGCGGTTGATGGCAAGGCGGATGTCCGTGACGGCCGTGCCCTTGGGCGTGTAGCGCAGTTCGGGATCGGCAGTGAGGTTGCCCATTAAAAATACTTTGTTGAGATTGGCCATGTAATGGAGGTGTTAAGTATGATAAGGAGACGCCTTCTGTGCGGTATAGGCGGCCGTGTGAATAATCGCTGACAATTATGTCTTCGCGCGCAGGCTTGTGCAATACTAAATTGCGGAATCGTTTGCAAACATGTCTGCTTTCTCCATTGCATTCATCACCGAACCGTGGAATGGTTACCCCCATGAGTTTCAATCAACGGCGGCAAGGCAGGCTGTTCCGGGTTTCCTGGGGCGCGTGTCTTTTGCTGTCCGTTTTGGCCCATTTGTTTTTGCTGGCGGGCACTTATCTGGTGCCGGAGGAATGGCTGTCCTCTCCCCGGCCGGCGGAGGCGCGCCGCCAGGTGGTGGTGACGGCCCGCATGGTGAGGAAGGTGGAGCCGGAGAAGGAGGGCAATAGGCAGGCTTCGCAGGAACGGCTGCCTTCCGTGGTGAAAACCAGTGAGGAACAGGAGAGCGCCACCCGACCGGAAACTCCCCGGTTCCAGAGCAACCGCAATACGCGCCGGGAAGGCGGCCGCAAGGACCCGGACAGCAGCAGGGACATGCCCGCCCAGGACGGTGAAGAGCGGGAAAACGGGGAAATCGTCCTGTTTGACCAGGAAAGGCAGGACGGCGACATGAGCCATGAGCGCGACGGGAATAAGGACGCGGATCCGGGGGCTTCCGCCAGCATGCCCTTCCAGCCGCTGGACCCGTCCTCCCCTCCGCCGGGCCATCCGGACGCACCGAATCTTTCCCCCAATGCCACCGGCTCCCCCTCCGCCGCCGGGGAAGAAGGCCTTGCCCGGCAGGACAGGACGCCTGCGCGGGAACATGTCATGCAGCTTCCCCATGCGGTCACGCTGCCCCGGCCCGGCAGGCCGGAAGAACCGGACGCCCTGAAGGAACTGGCAAAAAGCATCGCCAGGGGCGCGGACCGGTCCCCCCTCGATCTTCCGGACCTTCAGCTGCCCCCCAATGCGCGGCCTCCGCAGAAGCAGCCCCTGTACGATCCCATGTTCAATGCGGAAAACCAGCCCGGTTTCAAGACGCATGAACGGAAGACCAAGCTGACGGGCAAATTCAGCTTTGGCCGCCGTCCCACCCTGGATGTGGAAGCCACTCCCCTGGGCAGGTACCAGATGATCGTTTACCGCGCCATCGGTGAACAGTGGTACCGCCAATGTGATCTGAACCGTGACCTGATCGTCGCGGGAACCGTCCGCATCCGCATTCTGATAGCCAAAAACGGGAACGTCACTTCCATGAGGCAGACCTCCCGCGTGGGGGCCAGCGAGGTGCAGAAATCCTTTACCTTCCTTGCCATCAAGCTCGCCAAGCTTCCCGCGATGCCGCCGGAAGTGAGGAACGAACTCGTGGGAGAGACGCTGGAAATGTACTTTGACTTCAACTTCTAAAACCAACCAACACAGTTATTCCATAACCACCATCCATTGACATACCATCATGAATTTCATCAAGGACTGCATCACCTTCTTCCAGGCCGGCGGCATCTTCATGTACCCGCTTGCGGCCTGTTCCATCCTGCTCATTGCCGCCATCATTTACCGCATGTTCAACATGAGGCGGCGGGGAATCGCCCCGGACAGGCTGGTGCGCGCCGTGGAACAGTACATGCAGGGAGGCCTGGACCGCAGGGAACTGGAAGAACGGGCGCTCGCCTCCCGTTCCGTGCTGGGCAGGCTGGTCCTGGAAACCCTGAATTCCCGCATGGAGGATGAAGCGTCCATGAAGGAAATGATCCAGGTCAAGGCGCGGGAGGAATTCGTCACGCTTCAGGCTGGTCTGCCCCTGCTGGACATGATCGTGATGATTGCGCCGATGTTCGGCATTCTGGGTACGGCCAGCGGGCTGGTTGAAATATTCAGCGTCTTCGGAATGGATGAAAGTCACGGCCAGATCGCCCAGGGCATCGCCCAGGCGCTGAACACCACGATCGCCGGTCTGGCCATCGCCACGCCCGCCGTCATCGCCCATGTCTATTATTCCCGCAAGCTGGAGCGCATTTCCGCGTTCATGGAGGTGCTGCTCACGGAGCTGATTTCCTTCCGCTATCATTCCCAACGCTGATCCGGCCATGCAGTTTTACCGTAAAAAAGGAAGAACCATGGGGGTGCCCATCGTCCCCATGATCGACATCCTCACCATCCTGCTCATCTTCTTCATCGTCCATACCCAGTGGAAAAAGCCCCAGACCCTGTTGAAGATAGACGTACCGGGAGCGGAATTCATTGAAGGCGCCCCCTCCACGGAACAGCGCGCCGTGCTGGCCGTGACGGAGGAATCCTCCATCTCCCTGAACGGGTACCTGGTGGAAATCGACGAACTGCCGGCCGCCCTGGAGAGGCTGAAAAAGGAAAATCCGGACATCAAGCTTCAGCTTGACGTGGACAAAAAGGCGGCCTTCGGCGTCATCGTAGGCATTTGGGACGCGCTGACGTCTGTGGGTATTGACGCCGGGGAAGTTCCTGCCAGAATAGAAATCAGCAAATCCCCCGCACCATAAATCCTCCAGAAAGAACACCCTCCCGCATGTTGTTGGAAATCGTACAGTATGGAAATCCGGTATTGAAAGAAAAATGCCGCCCCGTGGAACATCTTGACGCCAGTTTGAAAGACTTGGCGAACAACATGCTGGAGACGATGTACGCCGCCGAGGGAGTCGGCCTTGCCGCCCCGCAGGTGAACGTGCCCGTGCAGCTCGTCGTGATCGACATCCCGGCGGAGGAGGAATCCGTCACCTGGCTGAAAGTGGACGGGGAGGACAAACAGCTGTCCGACATCATGCCGCTGAAGTTTATCAATCCGGTGCTGGAGCCCTACGGCCCCATGCATCCCTGCCATGAAGGCTGCCTGAGCGTGCTGAAGATACGCGCCTCCGTCGTGCGCCCGGACTTCGTCAGGGCTACTCTGACGCTGCTGGACGGCAAACGGGTGACGATAGACTGCAACGGCCTTCTCGCCCGCTGCCTTCAGCATGAATGCGACCATTTGAACGGCATCCTGTTCGTGGAACGCGTTTCTTCCGCCCAGAAAATCACTCTGCGCAATAAATTGAAGCGCCTGGCAATCGGGTATTGACGGTTTCCCGGACCGGGATTGGACCGTCTGCTTGGAAAAAGCCCCGGCGTCAGGTCAAATCACTCTTGAAATGCCGCGACACGGCGCAGGGCCGGCCAGCATTTTGCATCCTGAGGTGTAAGGGCGTGTGGGGGGCGGGACTGAGCTTCTTTCTGCACGTTCCTGAATCCTTTTCCATGATCCTTGTTTTACTCCGCATCAGCTCAGGGAGTTAATACCGGGGCGCACAGGAGGTCTTGATTCCTTTTTCGCCAAACAGAGTGATGATTTCCTCGTGGGAGCGGGACGCTCCCATTACTCATCACACCCGGCATGGCTTCCCGCAGTGCGGGGAAGGGAGGGTATTTTCCTCCTTCCAGGTTTCCGGTCATGCCGGGTCTGCCGTTTGACCGTTGAGGCGCATGGAGAATATGGGGAGTGTCATATTTCATCTGTCCATGAGAAGCATTCCCTGCCGACCGTCTCCCTTTCCTTGGATTTTTCCCCAGCCAATGTTTTTCAGAAGAAAACGCCCGGGACGGTCATCAACAGGCGCCGCTGCCGGACGAAGGTGGAATTTCAGTCCTGTTCCTGTGGGGCTTCCAGAGAAATATGACCAATGCCTGGAGCAGGAGGGAGGCCATGTTAAACATGAAGATTACAGGAAAGGAACCGGGAAGGAAGAGCGTCACAAGGATGTTGAACAGGCTTCCGCAGAACAGGAACCTGCCGCCAAGGCGTTGAACCCTTACCCATGCTTCATCACTGCTGAAGGCGTAAGGGGTGCGTATTCCCAACCATTTGTTGGGCGCTATCTTGGGACAAACGTTGACCATGAGCAGGAGGAATATGTTCATGCCTATGAAGATGACTTTGGCCGTGTCTCCCAGACTGACCGTATTGGTCAGGCTTGTCTTTTGAATGGCCAGGCAAAGATAGGAAAACAGGACGACCAGGAAGAATTCCACGTATGTGGCCATCTTCGCACCAATTCTCCTGTTGTTTTCATTCCTGCTGAAATGAATGAGCAGAAGGATGATCAGCCGGAGAACCTTCCCGATAAGGAAACCCAGGATTCCCAGGCCAATGAATCCCAGGAGGGCGTCCATGCTGTCCTTATCCGCAAAACGGGTGGGAATGCCGTACTCATTGAAATGCACGGCGACGCGGGCGGGCAGCCGTGACGATACGGCGGCATAGTAAGTCAACACGGGAAACAGGGCGATGGCAAGTTCGCTGAAAATCGGCCCGGTCCACCAGGACGGGGAAGATGGAGCTGGGTGCGGGGATGGCTGCATGGCGTTTAATGGTTGGGCTGCGTTCCGATGATTTTGTCCCGTTTGCCGGAGGATGTTTCGCGGGCCGCCTTGAAATTGCCTATCCAGACCAGTATTTCCTGGAGGACGCTCAGGTTGACATCGTAAAAAATGAATTTGCCGTCTCTGTGGTCGCGGACAAGATCGGCTTCTTTCAGAACGGACAGGTGGCGGGAGATGGCGGCTCCGGTGATGCTGAAATGTTCCGCAATTTCTCCGGCAGGCATGGCGCCGTTTTTAAGTATTTCCAGAATTTCACGGCGCGTGGGGTCAGCCAGGGCCCTGAGCGTATGTTGCAGGGAAGCTGGATTATTCATTTTACATTTAACTTTATTGTTAAATATTTTTAATACGGACTCCAAGTGGAGTCAATAAAAATGGAGAGAAGGCCGGACGCAGGCATTCATTCATCCCGTTCCCGCGTGCCGTGATAGCCGCTCCGGCAGGGTTTATTCCTGAAAAAAGGAAATCGCATTTGCCGGACTGCCGTCCGTTGTCCGGATGCGGGAACTACCATGGTCCAGCGGGAAAATGGTTTAAAGCTGTTTTCCGGGAATATCGCAGGCCCTTGCCGGCCATGGGAAACATGGGCAGGCGCAGATGCGTGAAATTGTTAAAAGGAAATAACGCCTTCCTCGCGGCCCGGAAATATTCCAGAAGCTGCCGCAGAGACGTGCGGCACTCCGGAATGCCTGATGAAGCATGTCAGACGGCGGCGGCTTTCGGCGATTCCCGCTTGACGCGGATCTGGAGGTCCGCCAGAGCGTTCATGTAATAAATGTACGCGTCGAAGGCGGAAGCGTACGGGGTAAAGGAGTTTTCCTTTTCCATGTAATGGAAGTGGTCCGCGCTCTGAAGCTTCCGCCAGACGTGCGTGAGGTCCTCGTCATTGGCGGCTTTCACGGGCTTTTCCAGGCGGTAGATTTTGCGGATGGCTTCGTCCTGCATGACGTTTCCGTTCCAATGGGACATGGTGCCGAAGGTGGAGCAGGTCATCTCCTGCGTGCATTCGCAGACGGAGAGGGGCTTGATTTCCCGCACGACCTCGGACGGGGTCATGAAACGGTTGCCGGCATCCAGGCAGGAAATGATCATGGTGCGCCAGAATTCGAAAACGCCTGTGGCGTCCGACTGGCGTTCGCCAAGGGTTTCATAGTCCATGGAGAGCGTCGTGACGCTGCCCTGCTGGTGCGTGAGCCAGTCCGCGAACGTGGTCGGGGAAAGGGGGTATTCGGGCCATTCCGGATTGGTGCGCATCACGGCCAGGTCATTGGACAGTTCCCGGTTGCGGAAGATGGTGGTGGTGGTGTACACCCACGGGGCCAGGAACACTTCATTGCTTTGGAATCCCTTGAGCATGGCCGGATTGCCGTCCGCCATGATGCCCTTGAAGCCGAGCGTTTCCGCCTGGGCGGCAATGGCGTTGGAGTACAGCATGCCGGTATTCATCAGCACGTCGGATTCCTGATGGAAAAGTTTTTTGATCAATACCCTGTGCTCCTCGATCTGTTCCGCGAATTCCTGAGGGGAATACACGGAGGCCAGGGAGTTGTAGTAGGGCATGATCAGGAAGTCCACGCATCCGGTTTCCGCCAGTTCCTTGAAGGAGGCGATGAGGTCCGGCCTGTGGTACAGGGCCTGTTCCAGAATGACGCCGCTGAGCGCCAGGCCGAAGCGGAATTTTCCCTCCGTCATTTCGATCAGCTGCTTCATCAGCCTGTTGGCCGGGAAGTAGCAGCGTTCCGCAACAGTGCTCAAGACGCGTGCGTTCAGGTCGTCGTCTTCATAAAAGGCGTGTTCGCCTATCTTGAAGAAATCGTAATGAATCAGGCGGTTGGGCTGGTGCGCTACGAAGGTGAGGGATATGTTGCTCATGGACGGAGGAGGGCTGGATGATTGGTGGATGCGGATGGTATGTTTTCTGCCGGTTAGCGGTTCAGCACATGTTCATAAACCCTGATGACCTTGTCCGCGGCGGAATCCCAGGTGGAGGCCTTGATGTCCTCCGTGCTTTGTTCCACCACCTTGCGGTACAGCTCTTCGTCCGTGCAGAGGTTCACGATGTGTTCCGCCATCTTGTTGACGTCCCAGAAGTCCGCCTTCAGCGCGCCTTTCATGACTTCCGCCACGCCGGACTGCTTGGAGATGACCGCGGGAATGTTGAACTGGGCCGCTTCCAGCGCGGAGAGGCCGAAGGGTTCCGATACGGAGGGCATGCAGTAGATGTCCGTGATGGAGAGCAGGTCGTTCACCTTGTCCTTGTTCAGGAAACCGGTGAAGTGGAATTTGTCCCCCACGCCCTTGAAAGCGCCGGATTCGATCAACTGGCGCAGTTTTTCCCCCGTCCCGGCCATGACAAAGCGCACGTCGTCCGTTTGCTCCAGCACCTTGGCGGCGATTTGGAGGAAGAAGCCGGGGCCCTTCTGGGCGGTGAGGCGTCCCAGGAAAAGCACGAGCTTTTCCGGGAATTTCTTCTTGCCCTTGAAGACCTTGACCGGGT
This genomic stretch from Akkermansia biwaensis harbors:
- a CDS encoding autorepressor SdpR family transcription factor, producing the protein MNNPASLQHTLRALADPTRREILEILKNGAMPAGEIAEHFSITGAAISRHLSVLKEADLVRDHRDGKFIFYDVNLSVLQEILVWIGNFKAARETSSGKRDKIIGTQPNH
- a CDS encoding SdpI family protein codes for the protein MQPSPHPAPSSPSWWTGPIFSELAIALFPVLTYYAAVSSRLPARVAVHFNEYGIPTRFADKDSMDALLGFIGLGILGFLIGKVLRLIILLLIHFSRNENNRRIGAKMATYVEFFLVVLFSYLCLAIQKTSLTNTVSLGDTAKVIFIGMNIFLLLMVNVCPKIAPNKWLGIRTPYAFSSDEAWVRVQRLGGRFLFCGSLFNILVTLFLPGSFPVIFMFNMASLLLQALVIFLWKPHRNRTEIPPSSGSGAC
- the def gene encoding peptide deformylase encodes the protein MLLEIVQYGNPVLKEKCRPVEHLDASLKDLANNMLETMYAAEGVGLAAPQVNVPVQLVVIDIPAEEESVTWLKVDGEDKQLSDIMPLKFINPVLEPYGPMHPCHEGCLSVLKIRASVVRPDFVRATLTLLDGKRVTIDCNGLLARCLQHECDHLNGILFVERVSSAQKITLRNKLKRLAIGY
- a CDS encoding MotA/TolQ/ExbB proton channel family protein; the encoded protein is MNFIKDCITFFQAGGIFMYPLAACSILLIAAIIYRMFNMRRRGIAPDRLVRAVEQYMQGGLDRRELEERALASRSVLGRLVLETLNSRMEDEASMKEMIQVKAREEFVTLQAGLPLLDMIVMIAPMFGILGTASGLVEIFSVFGMDESHGQIAQGIAQALNTTIAGLAIATPAVIAHVYYSRKLERISAFMEVLLTELISFRYHSQR
- a CDS encoding Rrf2 family transcriptional regulator, whose product is MKISTRGRYALRLMIDLAQHQNKEYISLKEISIRQDITVRYLEQIIAILLKAGFVQSSRGKSGGYRLTRHPREYTTEAILKLTEGSMLPISCVTTESNPCPRATKCTTLPFWQGLQEVIEDYLRNVTLEDLAIQQKEAGCDYGAGI
- a CDS encoding single-stranded DNA-binding protein, with the translated sequence MANLNKVFLMGNLTADPELRYTPKGTAVTDIRLAINRYYAGDNSERQEETTFVDVTLWNRQAEVAGNYLSKGRGVFVEGRLQLDSWEDKASGQKRTKLRVIGENIQLFPRGGDSSDMGGAPRQQSAPRSNNYGQSQAPQNYNPPPMPSNQQQSNDFGDMDDEIPF
- a CDS encoding energy transducer TonB; this translates as MSFNQRRQGRLFRVSWGACLLLSVLAHLFLLAGTYLVPEEWLSSPRPAEARRQVVVTARMVRKVEPEKEGNRQASQERLPSVVKTSEEQESATRPETPRFQSNRNTRREGGRKDPDSSRDMPAQDGEERENGEIVLFDQERQDGDMSHERDGNKDADPGASASMPFQPLDPSSPPPGHPDAPNLSPNATGSPSAAGEEGLARQDRTPAREHVMQLPHAVTLPRPGRPEEPDALKELAKSIARGADRSPLDLPDLQLPPNARPPQKQPLYDPMFNAENQPGFKTHERKTKLTGKFSFGRRPTLDVEATPLGRYQMIVYRAIGEQWYRQCDLNRDLIVAGTVRIRILIAKNGNVTSMRQTSRVGASEVQKSFTFLAIKLAKLPAMPPEVRNELVGETLEMYFDFNF
- a CDS encoding O-acetylhomoserine aminocarboxypropyltransferase/cysteine synthase family protein; this translates as MSRKYRFETRQLHVGQENPDPVTDARAVPIYATTSYVFKDSAQAAGRFALAEPGNIYNRLMNPTADVFEKRIAALEGGAAALAVATGAAAITYAIQNIARAGDHIVSAATVYGGTYNLFANTLAESGIETTFVDAGDVNNFSKAIRENTKALYVESLGNPNCDIADMEALAEIAHAHGIPLIVDSTFATPFLFRPLEHGADIVVHSATKFIGGHGTVMGGVIVDGGRFDWTQNDKFPGLSKPNANYHGAVFSEVCGNLAYIVKIRATLLRDTGATISPFNSFLLLQGLETLSLRVERHVQNALRVVEYLAAHPQVRKVNHPSLPEHPNHGLYRKYYPNGGGSIFTFEVKGGAEKARKFCESLELFSLLANVADVKSLVIHPASTTHSQMTEEELKAGGITPSTVRLSIGTEHIDDIIEDLEHGFRAIL
- a CDS encoding ExbD/TolR family protein, with the protein product MQFYRKKGRTMGVPIVPMIDILTILLIFFIVHTQWKKPQTLLKIDVPGAEFIEGAPSTEQRAVLAVTEESSISLNGYLVEIDELPAALERLKKENPDIKLQLDVDKKAAFGVIVGIWDALTSVGIDAGEVPARIEISKSPAP
- a CDS encoding glycoside hydrolase family 57 protein; this encodes MSNISLTFVAHQPNRLIHYDFFKIGEHAFYEDDDLNARVLSTVAERCYFPANRLMKQLIEMTEGKFRFGLALSGVILEQALYHRPDLIASFKELAETGCVDFLIMPYYNSLASVYSPQEFAEQIEEHRVLIKKLFHQESDVLMNTGMLYSNAIAAQAETLGFKGIMADGNPAMLKGFQSNEVFLAPWVYTTTTIFRNRELSNDLAVMRTNPEWPEYPLSPTTFADWLTHQQGSVTTLSMDYETLGERQSDATGVFEFWRTMIISCLDAGNRFMTPSEVVREIKPLSVCECTQEMTCSTFGTMSHWNGNVMQDEAIRKIYRLEKPVKAANDEDLTHVWRKLQSADHFHYMEKENSFTPYASAFDAYIYYMNALADLQIRVKRESPKAAAV